The Acidovorax sp. RAC01 genomic sequence GCGCACGAGTTCATCCTGCGCCTGCCGCATGGCTACGACTCGCTGGTGGGCGAGCGCGGCCAGGGCCTGTCGGGCGGCGAGCGCCAGCGCATCAGCATTGCGCGTGCGCTGCTGATCGATCCGCGCATCCTGATCCTCGATGAAGCCACCTCGGCGGTGGACACCGAGACCGAAAAGGAAATCCAGAAAGCCCTGGACAACCTGGTGCAAGGCCGCACCACCATTGCCATTGCCCACCGCCTGTCCACCCTGCGCAAGGCCGACCGCCTGGTGGTGATGGACCGCGGCGAAGTGGTCGAGGTTGGCCCGCATGACGAGCTGATGGAAAAGCAAGGGGCCTACTGGCGCCTGTACGAGGCCCAGGCGCGCCGCGCCGAGGAAGACGCACAGGCAGCAGGCGTCATCATCGACAGCAGCCTTCTGCATCCGGCGCACCCCGCCGGCCAATCCTGACCCCTTGAATCCCCGGTTCGCCCCCATTCGCCATGTCCACAGCCACGTCTACCCCTTCGCCTCGCCACCCGGTGGCCGTTCAGATGGTGCGCAATGCCCACGGCCGGCTGGTACTTGTGCTGGCCGACGGCTCCCGCCACGAAGGGGTGACGCCGGTTCGCGCGTTCCCGATTGCTGCGCCGGCCGAAGGGCTGTCACTCATCGGGCAGGATGGTCACGAGCTGCTGTGGCTCGACCACCTCGACCAGCTGCCCGCTGACGCGCGCCAGCTGGTGGAAGAAGAGCTGCAGGTACGCGAGTTTGTGCCCACTATCGAAAAAATCGTTGCGGTATCTAGCTTCTCGACCCCGAGTACCTGGGACGTGCAGACCGATCGGGGCCCGGCCCGCCTGGTGCTGAAAGCCGAGGAAGACATTCGCCGGCTGGGCGGGCGCACGCGCCTGCTGATTGCCGGGGGCGATGGTGTGCAATTTCGCATTGCCGACACCACGGCGCTGGACCGGCAGTCGCGCCGGATCCTGGAGCGCTTTCTCTGATCTGCTGATTGCCGGAGCGCCACCGCAAGGCGTTCGCGCGGCGGTGGATTGAACTCCGTTCCGTGGGCGCGCCGCCAGGTGGGGCGTGGCCGCGCATTTCAGTGGCGGGGTGCGGGCGCTGACTTCGCCGGCCTGCGGCCGTTTCATTGCCCGCTGAGAATGGATCGCGGCACGTCTTTCCCGTTCGCCGCCTTTTGCGTGCGCGTGCCGCTTTGCTGCTTGTCTGTCACGGATCCCCGCTTCACCTGCATGCCTTGGGGACAGCCTCTGCTCCCGCTCGGAGGTAAGTGAAAACCCTTAATTTCGGTCGATCCTTCAAAAAGACCTAAATTTCCCCTTCTTTTTGCCGTAATGAATGTACGACGACGGCGTAAAGCCGTCCGAACACACTCAACTTCCGGGCCATTGTCATGCAACTGCCACCTGTCGACCGATCGCCGAGTTGGCGTCCTCAGGGCGCTGATTTGTATTCCACTGGCGCCTCTGGCGCCCCTGCAGTGCGCCCCATCAATGCGCCCAACCCCGTCGAGTCCATGGACCGGATGGGGGAGGGGGCCATTGTCAAGGCGCCTGACAAGCCCTCTGCCCCGGACTCTCCCAACCGGGACTGGACCGCGGTGAAAAAGAAGGAAACGGTGGAGGAGCCCCCTGAGCCGCCCAAGGAGCCCATCTACAAGCAGTTGCTGGAACTCATCCAGTCGATGTGGCGCGCCAGCGGAACTGCGGTGGAGGTGGCCCAGGACATCAACAAAATGACGATGCAGGAGCGCATGGCCCAGCAGGTCAAGAACGAACCCCTGACGTACTCCGACCCGAAGATCAAGCGCACCGGCGGCCTGTAATCGTTTCGGCGCGACCAGAACCTGCGCTCTGGGCAGACTGTTGGGTACGCCGCCCCTGCGGCATTGGCCTGAGCCGCTTGACCCGGCTGGCGTGACGACCCCGCGTGACTTCTTGAGCGTGCAGTGTCAGGAGCCGTCCCGGCAACAACCCTGTTTGTTCGTCACTGCACACCGCTACCGGCGTTGTGCGCTGCTGCCTTGCTGCGCTCACGTTCGGCCCGGTACTTGGCGGCAAAGGCGCGGACTTCCTCGTACGACACATGCTGATCCCGATCCGTGTCCGCGTCGTCAAACGCAGCAGAAAGCCGTGGAAACAGCACCACCTCGGTTCGGCTGAGCCTTCCGTCGCCATTCATGTCCAGCATGCGGAAATCGCGCATTGCCTTGACCTCGCCTTTGGAGGGGCTGGAGCTGGCCGCAGGGGGCTGTGCCGGCGTGGGCGCTGAAGCCTGGGCCCACGCCGGGCCCAGCAGTGCCACGGCCCACACAGCTATTGGATGAAAAAGAACGCTTGGCAATGTCAGCTCCCGTTGCAGGATTACATGGTTGCACAGACCTGCACTGGCAAGGTGCGTTGCAACCGGCTTTTGCAGCCTTCACCTCCGGGTTGCAAGGCTTTGCAATTCTTTTCGGGCCCCAGCGCCAGCGCCAGACTGCAACGCTGCGGGTGCGTACGGTGCTGATGACGCTGCGTAAACGTCAGCCCTTTCCAGGATCGGGCACGTTGGATATCCCGCTGCTTACATGCCCTGCCGGCACATGCCGTGCGGCGGACGTGACGTGGCCCGTCTGGTCGTCGAAAAAGAAGTCGGGCTCGAACTCCCTCAGGAAAGGCCCTTTCTCCAGGCCCCCCAGAAACATCGCCTCATCCACGCTGATGCCCCAGTCGAGCAGCGTGCGAATGGCGCGTTCGTGTGCCGGGGCACTTCGGGCCGTGACCAGCGCCGTGCGCACGCGCATGGTGTGCGAAGCGTGGGCGCCCTTCTGCAGCCGGTGCAGGGCAGCCAGCAATGGTTTGAACGGGCCGCCCGCCAGTGGCATCCGGGCCTTGTCGACTTCGTTTTCCTGAAACGCTGGCAGGCCCGCCTCCTGGTACACCCTCTCGGCTTCGTCAGAGAAGAGCACGGCGTCGCCGTCAAAGGCAATGCGCACCTCGTTCGGAAAACGGTCGCCCGCAGGCGTGGAGTCCGTCATCACGCGGGCGGCGGGGAAGCCGATCGACAGCGCCTGCCGTACATCCGCCTCGTTGGCAGACAGGAACAGGTGCGCGCCCAAAGGCCGCAGGTAGGCAAACGGATCGCGCCCGCGCGTGAACACGCCGCGCTCCACCCGCATGCCGGCAGCCTGGGCCGATGCAAACACGCGCATGCCGCTGGCCGGGTCGTTACGCGACAGCATGACCACTTCCACCCGCTGGGCATCGGGTGTGTTGAAGGCCAGCAGCTTGCGCACCAGCGAAAACGCGACGCCTGCGCGGGCCGGCTGGTGCACCAGCGCAAGCTGGTGGCGCATGTAGGCCTCTTCGTCCCCCGATTCGAAGAGCAGGTTTTCTTCTTCGAAATTGAACAGGGCCCGCGAGGAGATCGCGACCACCAGCTTGTCGTTGAGTGTCACTGCCATGGCGTCATTTGCAAAAAGTCCCGTGGCCAGACCCGGCGGCCTCGCCGGCAATAAAAAGGCACAGGGATACCGTCATTTCACGAACTGGTTGAGCTGGATGATGGGCAGCAGAACCGCCAGCACGATCAGCATCACGATGAGGCCCATGCCCACGATGAGCAGCGGCTCGAGAATGGTCGCCAGCTGCATGGCGCGGCGCTGTACCTCGGTGGAAAGCTGGCGGGCCGCACGCTGTAGCATCAGCGGCAGCTGCCCCGTCTGCTCGCCCAGGCGAGCAAACATCGACAGCAACCCCGGGAAGCGCTTTTTCTGGGCCAGGGCAGACGCCAGCGGTGCGCCCTCCCGCACCAGCACCAGAGCATCCAGCGCATCGGCACGCAGTGCCCGGTTGTTGAGCGTCTCGGCCGCGGCCTGCAGCGCTTTCAGGATGGGCACACCGGCACCGGCCAGCATGGCCAGCGTGCCGGCAAAGCGGGCGGCGTTGTAGCCGCGGGCCAGTTTGCCCACCAGCGGAAGGTTGAGCCAGGCCGCGTCAAAACGCTCGCGAAAGGCTGGCTTGGTCAGCGCCCACCGCAGACCCATCGCACCGAGCACGACCACGATCAGCATGGCCCAGCCGTAGCTGCGCACCAGTGCACTCAGACCCAGCATGGCCGTGGTCAGGAACGGCAGCGCGCGCTTCGTGCCGGCAAACACGCTGGCCACCTGCGGCACCACGTAGCCCACCAGAAACAGCACGATCACGATGGCCACCAGGGTGACGATGGCGGGGTACAGGGCCGCGCCCACCAGCTTGGCCTTGAGGGCCTGGCGTTCTTCGAGGTCGTCTGCCAGACGCTCCAGCACGAGCCCCAGGTTCCCGCTGTGTTCGCCCGCGCCAATCACCGCGCAGTAGATGTCCGAGAACTCGCGCGGGTGCTGCGAAAGCGCTCGCGCAAAGGTCGAGCCGGCGTTGACCTCCGAGCGCAACGCCGCCACCAGGTTGCGCTGGCGTTCGTCGTCGGCCTCGTCAGACAGGGCCGTGAGCGCGCGCTCCAGCGGCAGGCCCGACGACACCAGCCCGGCGATCTGCCGCGTCCAGATGGCCAGGCCCGTGGCGTTGAACACCGGCCGGGTGAACAGCCGCTGGCCCAGGCTGGCACTGGTGCCGTCCATGGACCGCCCTGTCTGGATCGGTTCCACCGACAGCGGCACCAGCGCCTGCGCGCGCAGCATGCTGCGCGCTGCCTTCGCGGTGTCGGCCTCCACAAGGCCCTTGCGGGTCTGGCCCTGGGCATCCAGGGCTTCAAAAGAAAAGGCGGGCATTCGTGCGGATGTCAGTAGGGCTCGGATCGCAGGGCCATTGGAATATTCCGGATCAGGGCTGCGCCCGTCACAGCTTGCGATGGTATCTGCTCATCGTAGCCGTCCCTTGCGGCTGGACATCGCCCGGGGCCAGAGTCGGTCCGGCCTGCCGGGTGCTCCGATCACGTGTGCGTCGCGGCATGCGCCATGCTGCCTCCAAAGACCGCAGCCATGACGCAGGTCAAGGCGCAATGGCAGGGGCTGCCCACAATGGCACATGGCCGCGGCACGGGGCTGCGGCGTTCGCTCACCCAAGGAGTCTGGAATGCTGAATGGCAAAGTGGCGCTGGTAACGGGAGCGTCGTCGGGGATCGGGCGCGCCATTGCGCTGGTGTGGGCGCGTGAGGGTGCCAAGGTCGTCGTGTCCGATGTGAATGTTGCCGAGGGCGAAGAAACCGCGTCCCTGGTCAGTGCGGCCGGTGGCGATGCCATTTTCGTCAAGGCCGATGTCGGCAACCCGGCCGACTGCGAAGCGCTGGTGCAGCACACCGTGGCCCACTACGGACGGCTGGATGTGGCCTGTAACAACGCCGGCATCGGTGGCCCGCAGGCGCCTACGGCCGATTACCCGCTGGAGGGCTGGGCCCAGGTCATCAGTATCAATTTGTCGGGCGTGTTCTACGGCATGAAGTACCAGATTGCCGCGATGCTCCAGAGCGGCGGCGGGTCCATCGTCAACGTGGCCTCCATCCTGGGGGCTGTGGGTTTTGCCGGCGCACCTGCCTACACGGCAGCCAAGCATGGCGTGGTCGGGCTGACCAAGGCCGCAGCCATGGAATACAGCGCCCACGGAGTCCGCGTGAATGCCGTCGGCCCGGCCTTCATCCACACACCCATGATTGCCGGGCTGGAGCAGGACGCTGGCGTCCATGCCATGCTGGTGGGCGCGCACCCCATCGGGCGGCTGGGCCAGCCGGAGGAAGTGGCCGAGCTGGTGGCCTGGCTGGCGTCTCCCAAGGCGTCGTTTGTCACAGGCGCGTACTACCCGGTCGACGGCGGTTATCTGGCGCGCTGACGCGGCCCGCGTGGCACACGCAGCCGGCACAGCCTTTGGCGGCATCGCGGTCAGACTGCCGTGGCGTGCGCGCCCGCTGTCAGTTCGGCGTGTGCCTGCGCTGCAATGTCGAGCGAGCGCAGGCGCAGCGCCGGGTCGTACACGTCGCTTACCAGCATCAGTTCGTCGGCGCCCGTCGCGTCGATGAGCCGCGCCATGCCGTCGCGCACGGTGTCCGGCCCGCCGATCACGGCTGCAGCCAGAAAGTCGCTGATCGCAGCACGTTCCTGCGGCTGCAGGCGGGCGTTGAAATGCTCGACCGGTGGCAGCAAGCGCCGCCGGTCGCCCGTCAGGATGCCCAGCACACGCTGGTGCGTGCTGCTGGCCAGGTACTCGGCCTCGTCGTCGGAGGGCGCCGCAATCAGCGGCACCCCGATCGCCACATAGGGCCGGGGCCACGCGGCCGACGGGCGGTACAGGCTGCGGTACAGCGCCAGGGCCTGGTGCAGCATCCGCGGAGCAAAGTGCGAAGCAAACGCATAGGGCAGGCCGCGCTCGGCGGCCAGCTGGGCCGAGAACAGGCTGGAGCCCAGCAGCCAGATGGGCACGTTGGTGCCGGCTCCAGGCATCGCAATCAGCCGCTGGCCTGGCTCGGCCGGCGCCAGCAGGCGCTGCAATTCGGCCACATCCTGCGGGAAGTCGTCGGCCGTCTCCACCTGGCTGCGGCGCAGCGCGCGCATGGTGGCGGGGTCGGTGCCCGGCGCACGGCCCAGCCCCAGATCGATGCGCCCGGGGTACAGCTCGGCCAGCGTGCCAAAGGCCTCGGCCACCACCAGCGGCGCGTGGTTGGGCAGCATCACACCGCCCGAGCCCACGCGGATGCGCGAAGTACCGCCGGCGATGTGGCCTATCAGCACGGCCGTGGCCGAGCTGGCAATACCCGCCATGTTGTGGTGCTCGGCCAGCCAGTAGCGGGCAAAGCCGAGCCGTTCGGCGTGCTGCGCCGTACGCAGTGCGATCTGCAGGGCGTCGGCCACTGTGCCGTCTTCGCGGACGGCCACCAGATCGAGCATGGAAAGGGAGGTGCGTTGGGGAAAGTCGGTCATGCAGGCATTGTCCTGCGCCCAATCCATCGGTGCACGGCGAGCCGTCAAAGGTGGTGGCAGGAAGAGGGTCGACCGGGCGCGTGCGACGCCGTGGTCGCCCGCCCACCGGCTCGGAAGGAGTGGGTCAGCCGGCGCCGGCTGCCGCACTTACGGGGCCTTGACCTGCGGGTGGCACGCCGGCGGTACTTTGACCGGCGGTGAGCCGCAATCACCACGGCGGGCGAATCCAGGGAGCGGCTACGCAACCTGTCATTGCTCCACGGCATCGGCCGCTGGCGGCCCGTGCACCAACGCAGGCATGCAACCCCAAAGCCGAAAACTGCCGCGACCGCATCTGCGGCTTCACACAACTCTTACATCTGATCACGTGGCCGTGCGCCGGCCGTGGCCTGAGGGTGGCTATTCTCGGCCCGCGTCCCCTCGGGAGGAGGTGAACGCGTGTCGGAATCGCCATAACAAGAGGGATATCAGCCATGGATCGTCGCCAACTTTTAACCTTAGCCACCCTTGCCTCCGGCGTGAGTGCCGTCTCGCCCGTGTGGGCCCAGTTTGACCTCGGGCGCATGCTGGAGGCCGGCAAGGACCTTGCCAAATCCGAATCCTTGACCGATGAGGAAGTGAAGAGCGCCTTTGACCAGATGGCTGCAGACATGGACCGGCAAAACCGCGTAGCGCCTGCGGGCAGCGCCTATGCCAATCGCCTGAGCAAGCTCACTTCGGGCCTGGGCACCCATGATGGCCTCAAGATGAATTTCAAGGTCTACGAGACGCCCGAGATCAACGCGTTCGCGATGGCCAACGGCACCATCCGCGTGTATTCGGGCCTGATGGACAAGTTCACCGACGACGAGGTCCGCTATGTGATTGGCCACGAAATCGGCCATGTCAAAAAGGGCCATAGCAAGGCCCGTATCCAGGCAGCATTGCGTACCAGCGCCCTGCGCAACGCCGTGGCCTCCAGCAACAGCAAGGCTGGTGCCATTGCGAGCTCGCAGCTTGGCGATCTGTTCGAGAAGGTGGTGCGCGCTCAGCATTCGCAAGGCAATGAGCGCGAGGCGGACGACTACGCCATGGGCCTCATGAAAGCCAAGCGCTATGACCCCAAAGCCTGCGTGACGGCCCTTGAAAAGCTGGCCGCCCTGTCGGGCAGCGATGCGAGCAGTTTCCTTTCCACCCATCCGTCGCCCAAGGACCGGGCGGAACGAATGAAGACGCAGGTGGCTTGACCGCCTGCGCTGCTGTTAACCCTGGTGGGTCGGCCGCGCCATCGGGCGCGGCATTTTTTTGTCCGGTCGCGACTGTGGCTGGTGTGACAGCGTCGCGGGGTCGTCAGTAACTGCGCCCGCCTTTGTACATCGCATGCTGCCGCCGGTTCAGCGTGGCGGCCTCGCCCAGCCGCCCCATGGCAGCACCGGCATGGGCGTGGGTGATGGCCATGCCCAGGCCGTCGGCGGCATCGGTGCCGGGCAGGCCGGGCAGACTGAGCAGGCGGCGCACCATCTCCTGCACCTGGCTCTTGGCGGCGCGGCCGTGGCCGACCACGGCTTTTTTCATCTGCAGCGCGGTGTATTCGGCCACGGGCAGGTTGCTGGCCACCAGGGCGGTGATGCACGCGCCGCGCGCCTGGCCCAGCAGCAGGGTGGACTGGGGGTTGACGTTGACGAACACGATCTCGACCGAGGCCACGTCGGGCTCGTAGCGCGCGGCTACCTCGGTAATGCCGTCGAACAGGATCTTCAGGCGCCCGGGCAGGTCGCCCAGCGCCAGCGTGGTGGTGCGGATGGTGCCGCTGGCCACGTAGCTGAGCTTGTGGCCGTCCATGTCCACCACGCCGAAGCCGGTAGTCTGCAGGCCAGGGTCGATGCCTAGAATTCGCATTGCTATGTATTTGATAGCTACCAGGGCAATTAAATCATGCGCTGGAGGCCGTTTTGACTATAAACCGAAGTACCAGCGCACCGAATGGAAGAACACGGGGGCGGCAAAGCACAGCGCGTCTACCCGGTCGAGCAGCCCGCCTGCGCCCGTAACCGACATGCCCTGCATGCCCCAGCTGGTGATACCGCGGTCGCGCTTCAGGGCCTTCATCACCAGATGCCCCAGGCTGCCCGCCAGGCAGGCCAGCAGCGCCATGCCCAATGCCTGCCCCGGCTTGAAAGGTGTGATGAACGTGAGCAGCGTGCCAGCCAGCCCGCCTGCGGCCACACCCGCCGCCCAGCTGGCCCACTGAAAGCTCTGGCTCACGTTGGGCGCCACGGGCTTTTGCGTAAAGCGCCGCCCCAGCAGGTGTTGCACCACCATGCACGTCTGCACCACAAACACCAGAAAGAACACCAGAAACGCGCCCTTGTCGCGATACCCCGGAAAGTCGAGCAGCAGCAGCGCAGGCACATGGCTCATGCCGTACACGCAAACCATGATGCCCCACTGCAGCTTGGCGTTGCGCTCCAGAAAGCGCTCGGGGTCGTTGGCCAGCGCGCTCACCACCGGCAGCGCCAGAAATACATAGACGGGGATGAAAACCGTGAACAGGTCGAACATCTTGCTGCCCACGATCCAGAACTGCAGCGGCAGCACCGCGAAGAACGCGAGCACCAGGCTGCGGTGGTCGCCCCGCCGCGTGGGCGAGAGCGTGATGAATTCGCGCAGCGCAAAAAATGCCACGATGGCAAACAGCACCGTGGCCACCGTGTCGCCCAGCACCCAGCCCACCCAGAACACGGTGGCCATGCCCCAGGACGTCTTGAGCAGGCCCCAGAAGCGCCGGGCCTCCAGTGCCTGTGCCTCGGCATCCGGGTCGTCGCCGTGGTGCTCGCGCAGCGTGCGCACAAACGCCCAGGTGGTCACGATGGAAAGGATGCCGAACACCACCACAAACAAGGCGCCCACCTGCTGGGTCGCGGTCAGGTCGCGCAGGAAACTGTTCATGGCGTGGCCTGCGCGACGAGGTGAGAAACCAGGCGGTGGTGCGCGCGGCAGTCGGTGCGTGCAGCCGCAGCGTGCGGTGCTGCCTGCAAAAGTGGCGATACGTGGTTGCGCATGTCAGATGTCCCTCAGCGCCAGCACGGCAGCCCGCGCGCGGTCCAGAAAAGGGCGGCGCTCCTCCCCACGCTCCAGCGCTATCGGCGCGCCAAACGTCACCGAGCACAGGATGGGCACGGGCACCACTTCGCCCTTGGGCATTACCCGCTGCACGTTGTTGATCCACGCGGGCACCAGCACCACCTGCGGAAACATCTGCGCCAGCTTGAACAGGCCCGACTTGAACGGCTGCGGCTCATCGCCATGGCCGCGCGTGCCTTCCGGAAAGATCACGATCGAGTCGCCGCTCTCCAGCGCCTGCACCAGCGGCGCCAGCGGGTCGGTGGGGGGCAGGGCGGCGCGCAGCTCTTCGGGTGTGGGTGCGCGCGGCGGGGCCTCCGGCGATGGGTCGGGCCCGCCCGCCATGGCGGTATCGGCATCGGCCGCGGCGCGGGCCAGGGGCTCCAGCACGCCTACCGCCTCGGAGGGCGCCGCCGGGGCAGCGCGGGCGGGCGTGGCCTGCCGGTCTACATACACGGCGTTGAACACCGCCGTGGTGATCCACTGGCGAAACGGCGTCTTGGTCCAGTAATCCTTGGCCGCAATGGGGCGGGTGATGGTGCGCAGCTCTTCGGGCAGCGCCGCCCAGATCAGCACCATGTCTGCATGGCTCTGGTGGTTGGCAAAGTAGATGCGCTGCTCGGCCTTGGGCGGGCAGCCGTACCAGCGCGCCTGGGAGCCCGTGAGGAGGCGCACGATCCCCAGCAGGAGGAAACTCATCAACTTGGCAAGCATGGCGGGGATGATACGGGGCGGGTTGTGGGGCGGCAGGTCACTGGGCCCAGATGCGGTACACCCAGAACGCCTCGTCTCCGTGGATGCCTTCATACAGCGCCTGCGGGGCATAGCCGGTAATGCGCCGCGTGGCACGGCACAGGTGCGATTGGTCGGAGTAGCCCGCACTCGCCGCCACATCTGCCCACTTCACTGAGCCCTGGTTTTCGCCGGCCACGATGGCGTCAAAGAAGGCCTGCTCTGCCTTGCCAAAGCCGCGCAGCTCGCGCAGGGGCAGCCCGGCCCAGCGCTTGATGCGGCGCTCCAGTTGGCGCAGGCTGCGCCCCGGGGCCGACACGGCGGCGCGCTGCGCCAGGTGCACGGCCCAGTCACCGTAGCGTTGTGCCTGCAGCGCGTGCGCCGGGCGGCAGGCCTGCCAGCGGGGTTCCAGAAACGACTCCAGGCAGTCCATGCGGGCGGCGTCGTCGGGCTGGGTTTGCAACGCCTCGCACATCGCAATCCAGTCGCGTGGCAGCACGGTCTGCGCATCCACCACGCGGTTGGTCAGCGCCTCGGGCTCCAGTCCGGTCAGCAGATGCAGAGCATCGGGCATGAACATCACCATCATGCCGTGCGTGGGTGCTGCGCAATAGCTGCTGCTGGGCCGGGTGTGGGGGCCTGCCAGCACCCAGCGACCAGGGTAGGCCTCGCGCGGGCTGTGCAGGCCAGGCATGGTGTCGGGGCGGTCTGCCACCAGGGCTTCGCTGCGTCCTTCAAACCACCAGCTCAGGCTGCACAGCGGCGTGGCCGGAAAACGGTTGATGCGCTGTTCATCCGTGAGGTGATAGCCGACCGTGCTGCGTACCATGGAGCCGCGCAGGCAGGCCGACAGGCTGGCGCGCGGCAGCCACAGCTGGCCCGAGGGAATCAGCCCCTGCGGGTGCCTTGCGGAAGTGGGGACCAGGGTTGCCATGCGCCGCGAGTGTAGGCCAGGGGCGATGTCGAATTCGTTCAATACCGGGCTCCTGCTGCGCTGCACCATGCACTCCATGCACCACGTCACCACCACGGTCCCATCGAAGCCGGCAACACCGTCCCCCTCTGCGCCGCTTGCGCCAAACCGGCCCCTCCAGCCCGGCGGCCCGCCCAGCCGCTGGTGGGGCCTGCCCCTGCTGTGGGCGATGCGCGCAGACTACCTGGGTTTTGTCTCCCGGCTGCAGCGGGAGCACGGTGACCTCACCCGCATGCGGCTGGGCAACGAAGATGCGTGGGACCTCCTGTCGCCCGACCTCGTGCGCGAGGCGCTGGTCACCCATGCAGACCAGCTGATCCGCTGGGAGCGCGGCATTGATGTGTTCGAGCAGGTGTTCGGCCAGAGCGTGCTGGTGACCGAGGGCGCCACCTGGCAGCGCCAGCGCCGCATGCTGATGCCTGCTTTTACCCCCAAACGCGTGGCGGGCTACGCGCAGCTCATGACCGATGCTGCCCGCAGCGCGCTCGATGCTGCCGTGCCCGCTGGCCAGGCCGAAGCCCTGGTGCCCATGGACACGCTCTGGACCGATGTGGCCATGGACGTGATCCTGCGCACGCTGTTCAGCGAATCAGCAAAGGCCGACGCACGCGATGCCGCCTGGGCTACGCAGACGCTGTCGGAGACAGCCTTCCGCGAAATGTTCATGCCCTTCACGCTGCCCGACTGGCTGCCCCTGCCCGGCAAG encodes the following:
- a CDS encoding cyanophycin metabolism-associated DUF1854 family protein, giving the protein MSTATSTPSPRHPVAVQMVRNAHGRLVLVLADGSRHEGVTPVRAFPIAAPAEGLSLIGQDGHELLWLDHLDQLPADARQLVEEELQVREFVPTIEKIVAVSSFSTPSTWDVQTDRGPARLVLKAEEDIRRLGGRTRLLIAGGDGVQFRIADTTALDRQSRRILERFL
- the ruvC gene encoding crossover junction endodeoxyribonuclease RuvC, whose translation is MRILGIDPGLQTTGFGVVDMDGHKLSYVASGTIRTTTLALGDLPGRLKILFDGITEVAARYEPDVASVEIVFVNVNPQSTLLLGQARGACITALVASNLPVAEYTALQMKKAVVGHGRAAKSQVQEMVRRLLSLPGLPGTDAADGLGMAITHAHAGAAMGRLGEAATLNRRQHAMYKGGRSY
- a CDS encoding lysophospholipid acyltransferase family protein, which translates into the protein MLAKLMSFLLLGIVRLLTGSQARWYGCPPKAEQRIYFANHQSHADMVLIWAALPEELRTITRPIAAKDYWTKTPFRQWITTAVFNAVYVDRQATPARAAPAAPSEAVGVLEPLARAAADADTAMAGGPDPSPEAPPRAPTPEELRAALPPTDPLAPLVQALESGDSIVIFPEGTRGHGDEPQPFKSGLFKLAQMFPQVVLVPAWINNVQRVMPKGEVVPVPILCSVTFGAPIALERGEERRPFLDRARAAVLALRDI
- a CDS encoding SDR family NAD(P)-dependent oxidoreductase; translation: MLNGKVALVTGASSGIGRAIALVWAREGAKVVVSDVNVAEGEETASLVSAAGGDAIFVKADVGNPADCEALVQHTVAHYGRLDVACNNAGIGGPQAPTADYPLEGWAQVISINLSGVFYGMKYQIAAMLQSGGGSIVNVASILGAVGFAGAPAYTAAKHGVVGLTKAAAMEYSAHGVRVNAVGPAFIHTPMIAGLEQDAGVHAMLVGAHPIGRLGQPEEVAELVAWLASPKASFVTGAYYPVDGGYLAR
- a CDS encoding LLM class flavin-dependent oxidoreductase is translated as MTDFPQRTSLSMLDLVAVREDGTVADALQIALRTAQHAERLGFARYWLAEHHNMAGIASSATAVLIGHIAGGTSRIRVGSGGVMLPNHAPLVVAEAFGTLAELYPGRIDLGLGRAPGTDPATMRALRRSQVETADDFPQDVAELQRLLAPAEPGQRLIAMPGAGTNVPIWLLGSSLFSAQLAAERGLPYAFASHFAPRMLHQALALYRSLYRPSAAWPRPYVAIGVPLIAAPSDDEAEYLASSTHQRVLGILTGDRRRLLPPVEHFNARLQPQERAAISDFLAAAVIGGPDTVRDGMARLIDATGADELMLVSDVYDPALRLRSLDIAAQAHAELTAGAHATAV
- a CDS encoding phosphatidate cytidylyltransferase, encoding MNSFLRDLTATQQVGALFVVVFGILSIVTTWAFVRTLREHHGDDPDAEAQALEARRFWGLLKTSWGMATVFWVGWVLGDTVATVLFAIVAFFALREFITLSPTRRGDHRSLVLAFFAVLPLQFWIVGSKMFDLFTVFIPVYVFLALPVVSALANDPERFLERNAKLQWGIMVCVYGMSHVPALLLLDFPGYRDKGAFLVFFLVFVVQTCMVVQHLLGRRFTQKPVAPNVSQSFQWASWAAGVAAGGLAGTLLTFITPFKPGQALGMALLACLAGSLGHLVMKALKRDRGITSWGMQGMSVTGAGGLLDRVDALCFAAPVFFHSVRWYFGL
- a CDS encoding EF-hand domain-containing protein, with translation MPSVLFHPIAVWAVALLGPAWAQASAPTPAQPPAASSSPSKGEVKAMRDFRMLDMNGDGRLSRTEVVLFPRLSAAFDDADTDRDQHVSYEEVRAFAAKYRAERERSKAAAHNAGSGVQ
- a CDS encoding 5'-nucleotidase; its protein translation is MAVTLNDKLVVAISSRALFNFEEENLLFESGDEEAYMRHQLALVHQPARAGVAFSLVRKLLAFNTPDAQRVEVVMLSRNDPASGMRVFASAQAAGMRVERGVFTRGRDPFAYLRPLGAHLFLSANEADVRQALSIGFPAARVMTDSTPAGDRFPNEVRIAFDGDAVLFSDEAERVYQEAGLPAFQENEVDKARMPLAGGPFKPLLAALHRLQKGAHASHTMRVRTALVTARSAPAHERAIRTLLDWGISVDEAMFLGGLEKGPFLREFEPDFFFDDQTGHVTSAARHVPAGHVSSGISNVPDPGKG
- a CDS encoding M48 family metallopeptidase produces the protein MSAVSPVWAQFDLGRMLEAGKDLAKSESLTDEEVKSAFDQMAADMDRQNRVAPAGSAYANRLSKLTSGLGTHDGLKMNFKVYETPEINAFAMANGTIRVYSGLMDKFTDDEVRYVIGHEIGHVKKGHSKARIQAALRTSALRNAVASSNSKAGAIASSQLGDLFEKVVRAQHSQGNEREADDYAMGLMKAKRYDPKACVTALEKLAALSGSDASSFLSTHPSPKDRAERMKTQVA
- the gspF gene encoding type II secretion system inner membrane protein GspF, producing the protein MPAFSFEALDAQGQTRKGLVEADTAKAARSMLRAQALVPLSVEPIQTGRSMDGTSASLGQRLFTRPVFNATGLAIWTRQIAGLVSSGLPLERALTALSDEADDERQRNLVAALRSEVNAGSTFARALSQHPREFSDIYCAVIGAGEHSGNLGLVLERLADDLEERQALKAKLVGAALYPAIVTLVAIVIVLFLVGYVVPQVASVFAGTKRALPFLTTAMLGLSALVRSYGWAMLIVVVLGAMGLRWALTKPAFRERFDAAWLNLPLVGKLARGYNAARFAGTLAMLAGAGVPILKALQAAAETLNNRALRADALDALVLVREGAPLASALAQKKRFPGLLSMFARLGEQTGQLPLMLQRAARQLSTEVQRRAMQLATILEPLLIVGMGLIVMLIVLAVLLPIIQLNQFVK